ggcagggggaaaggagaagtAGGAAGGGGGTGGTACGGAGAGAGAAAGCCAGAACAGTGGTGAGGGACAAGGTCTTGATTTAAATCCGTTTCACAAAGCTAATAAAATCAGGTTTTGGAAATACATGGTCAATTTTAACAACACAGTTTGAGGATGGTTTACAGTTGCTTCGGTAAGACATTTTGAAGAAAAATACAGATAGGGTTTTCATGCGGTATACTGAGAATAAATACTGCTTTAGTTGTGGAGGAACAATGATAACATCACAAAGCCATTACATGCTATTACGAGAACATTATACATGAAAATAAACTGGCACAAGGCTTTTCACAACAATCAAACTCTGTCTGACAAAACACATACAACTGACGTCTTGTTAACCACAATCTGAATGACTGGAAGATTAAATAAGCAAAAGGAGCAGGTAGAAATAAGAAAAATGGAAATGTTTGACAGTCTTAAGTCTTTCATTCTCGTTGATATACTCTGGTGCACACAACATCCCCAGCGCTCATTGTCTGAAAGAAAATGACAACAAAATGAATACAAAACTCAGATATATCAAACACATACTTTCCCCCCAAACACAGTTAAAGGATCACTGTTTGTAGGCAATAAAAATGTATGCTTTACCAAAATGAGTTCACCATCATTGGTCACTTCACGGGTCCAGGCAGTCTTAGGGCCCTCCCCTTTCTGCAAGGTCTGCTCACAGCTGATCTTGCTATCTGTCTCCCAGCGAGGGGTACTCTGGAGGACATAAGAAGATTTAATAAGTGACACTGCATGTTGTAGTGAAGTGGTTAGATAATCACAGTAGATCTGTGTGTGACCCTGAGGCTTCTCATTTGGTACTAAGTACTGTTGCGGCATGTTACTGCTTCTTCAAGTCTGTTAAGCGTTATGTTTGCTGCCCTCCACAAACCATAAAGAAAATGACAATACTAAACCATCACATAGAACAATTATCAAGTTACACATGATTTTTTCCCCACATGCTTATACAGACCCATGATTCCATACACTGAGTCCTGGCAAAATATGCATGTACAGTAATAACCAAAATATTTCATGCAACACATGTAGAGATGAAGAATGTGGAAATGGAGTGTTACGGTGCAAGGGCGTCCGTCCACTGTGTCCTCATTGAAGGGCTGTCCCACGGTGAAGGAGACATGGGTGGTGCGTACGCTGGTGGAGGTCTGGATGGAAAGGCTCTCTCCCTGCTGGGTGATCTCTACTGCAGGTCTGGAGGCTGCAGCCACGGCTATCTTCCTGACAAACACGTTCACACCTGGTCATAGGGATCAATAAGGTATCATGTAGATTGAGAATGGAGACCTtggctgtgtcctaaatggcaccctattcactccatagtgcactagttttgaacagggccctatggggcttttgaaaagtagtgcattatatagggaatacggctccatttgggatgcatccattGTGATGAAAAGCCATATCACAGCCATCATTCATAACCATTGATTTATGGTTCGTGGGAATGACATCAGCGGAGAGGGAGGGTTTGATCTCAGACAGAGCTCTCATTCATTCAACTTCAAGGGATGATTAGCGTAGACCTGACATACAAATAACAGTATGTTACATCAGACTGACTTTCATTCCTCTCGCCTATTCAAAGTAAAATTCTTATCCTTAAATAAAAATCAGACAAACCTTCTCATTGGAGCAAAATGTATCTTTGAAGGGAAATATTGCTGTTGCCCACAGAGAAACCCCTGGAGCGAGTTAGTTGAGGAGTCCCAGGGTACTGAGGGAATGTTAGTCTCACTACCGGCTGACTGAGGGGGCCCATTTCAGGGTTTAGTTCCGTTTATACTGGCTTTAATTACAATCTCATGAGGTTTTGGTTTGAAATGAGGGAAAATATAA
This window of the Oncorhynchus keta strain PuntledgeMale-10-30-2019 chromosome 20, Oket_V2, whole genome shotgun sequence genome carries:
- the LOC118399118 gene encoding cellular retinoic acid-binding protein 2-like, producing the protein MIDYYNKLFTPEMDRKVANFSGLWKMKTSENFEELLKALGVNVFVRKIAVAAASRPAVEITQQGESLSIQTSTSVRTTHVSFTVGQPFNEDTVDGRPCTSTPRWETDSKISCEQTLQKGEGPKTAWTREVTNDGELILTMSAGDVVCTRVYQRE